A genomic region of Rhodococcus sp. B50 contains the following coding sequences:
- a CDS encoding transposase, which yields MPKPYPKEFRDDVVRVARNREPGQHLRQIAADFGISESCLTNWLRKADVEDGIKPGTTNEESRENCELRKRIRLLEQETEVLRRAAAYLSQASLPGNDVPPQAGGAPTARPRAGRRRDSRRGGCAGS from the coding sequence GTGCCCAAGCCCTACCCGAAAGAGTTCCGCGACGACGTCGTGCGCGTGGCCCGCAACCGCGAACCGGGCCAGCATCTGCGGCAGATCGCCGCGGACTTCGGCATCAGCGAATCCTGCCTGACCAACTGGCTGCGAAAGGCCGACGTCGAGGACGGTATCAAGCCAGGGACGACGAACGAAGAGTCCAGAGAAAATTGTGAGCTGCGAAAGCGGATCCGGTTGCTCGAGCAGGAGACCGAGGTGCTGCGCCGGGCCGCGGCGTATCTGTCGCAGGCGAGTCTTCCGGGAAATGATGTTCCCCCGCAAGCGGGAGGTGCCCCCACCGCTCGTCCGCGAGCTGGCCGCCGGCGGGATTCCCGTCGTGGCGGATGTGCCGGGTCCTGA
- a CDS encoding IS110 family transposase, whose translation MSEYGGRQFVGIDLHRQRSVIVRQTDTGERLAAVRIVNDPASLALQLKKAGEHPEVVLEATYGWYWAVDALQAAGANVHLAHPLGVKGFRYRRVKNDVRDASDLADLLRMNRLPEAWIAPPVTRELRELVRYRAKLVALRSGLKAQVHAVLAKEGQLIPVSDLFGVDGRRRLARIPLGAAYAQRVISLLEVIDVLDTHEARFTTAIADQLQNHPGYRVIQQLPGVGPVLAAVFVAEIGDAHRFKSPDRLCSWAGLTPRHHESDTLVHRGHITKQGSKLVRWAAVEAIQHQPTGTKISLDRARIEDRRAKNIAKVAAARKLLTLVYYGLRDGHIRALTRQKAVA comes from the coding sequence ATGAGCGAGTATGGCGGAAGACAGTTCGTCGGGATCGACCTGCACCGACAACGATCAGTGATCGTGCGGCAAACCGATACCGGTGAGCGGCTCGCGGCGGTGCGGATTGTCAACGACCCGGCCTCGTTGGCGTTGCAGCTCAAGAAGGCCGGAGAACATCCCGAAGTGGTACTCGAGGCCACCTACGGCTGGTACTGGGCGGTCGACGCACTGCAGGCCGCCGGCGCGAACGTCCACCTGGCACACCCATTGGGTGTCAAAGGATTCCGCTACCGACGGGTGAAGAACGACGTCCGCGACGCCAGTGACCTGGCGGACCTGCTGCGAATGAACCGGCTCCCCGAGGCATGGATCGCTCCACCGGTGACACGAGAGCTGCGCGAGCTGGTGCGCTACCGGGCGAAGCTCGTCGCACTCCGGTCGGGACTCAAGGCACAGGTACACGCCGTGCTCGCCAAGGAAGGCCAGTTGATCCCCGTCTCGGACCTGTTCGGCGTCGACGGCCGCAGGCGACTGGCGAGGATCCCACTCGGCGCGGCGTACGCGCAGCGGGTCATCTCACTGCTCGAAGTGATCGACGTCCTCGACACCCACGAGGCACGGTTCACCACCGCGATCGCCGACCAGTTGCAGAACCATCCCGGCTACCGTGTGATCCAGCAACTGCCCGGCGTCGGCCCAGTGCTGGCTGCGGTGTTCGTCGCCGAGATCGGAGATGCCCACCGATTCAAGAGTCCGGACCGATTGTGTTCGTGGGCGGGACTGACTCCGCGCCACCACGAGTCGGACACCCTCGTCCACCGTGGGCACATCACCAAGCAGGGCAGCAAACTGGTCCGCTGGGCAGCGGTCGAGGCCATTCAGCACCAGCCCACCGGAACGAAGATCTCCCTCGACCGTGCACGCATCGAAGATCGCCGCGCCAAGAACATCGCCAAGGTCGCCGCGGCACGCAAGCTGCTCACTCTCGTCTACTACGGGCTACGCGACGGGCACATTCGCGCACTGACCCGTCAGAAGGCGGTGGCGTGA
- a CDS encoding LLM class flavin-dependent oxidoreductase: MTEIGLYFDLRNPPHRTGSAARLHAFTLEMCEEAERLGAGSVWFSEHHLFDDGYLTQPLTFAAAAAARTRRIRLGTAILIAPLHSPVEVAEQAALVDLISDGRLDLGIGTGYRKPEYELYGASDRQRYGRTDDMVRRLRELWSKGGVTPAPVQDPIPVWLGYHGPQGARRAGLLGAPLLTPNRESWTAYRAGLTEGGHDLAVARMGGGVQAWVTEDPERDWPLVAPYIGYQVDSYRRHMVDGTGEPAPKPIDPARLVDRDARNPLSYFWFGTPDAIAERIRGLTEGAPVDTVYLWGSVGGMPEEMVAEHVRVVSTRLAPLLR; this comes from the coding sequence GTGACCGAGATCGGACTGTACTTCGACCTGCGCAACCCGCCGCACCGGACGGGCTCGGCCGCGCGGCTGCACGCCTTCACCCTGGAGATGTGCGAGGAGGCCGAGCGGCTCGGCGCCGGCTCCGTGTGGTTCTCCGAGCACCACCTGTTCGACGACGGCTACTTGACCCAACCGCTCACCTTCGCCGCCGCCGCGGCCGCCCGCACCCGTCGGATCCGGCTCGGGACCGCGATCCTGATCGCGCCGCTGCACTCCCCTGTCGAGGTCGCCGAGCAGGCCGCGCTGGTCGATCTGATCTCCGACGGCCGGCTGGATCTCGGGATCGGAACCGGCTACCGCAAGCCCGAATACGAGCTGTACGGCGCATCGGACCGGCAGCGCTACGGCCGCACCGACGACATGGTCCGTCGCCTGCGGGAGCTGTGGTCGAAGGGCGGAGTGACCCCCGCGCCGGTGCAGGATCCGATTCCGGTCTGGCTCGGTTACCACGGCCCACAGGGCGCTCGCCGGGCCGGGCTGCTCGGCGCGCCGCTGCTGACACCGAACCGGGAGAGCTGGACCGCCTATCGCGCGGGTCTGACCGAGGGCGGCCACGACCTCGCCGTCGCCCGGATGGGCGGTGGCGTGCAGGCATGGGTGACCGAGGATCCGGAGCGAGACTGGCCGCTGGTGGCGCCCTACATCGGCTACCAGGTGGATTCCTACCGTCGGCACATGGTCGACGGCACCGGGGAGCCGGCACCGAAGCCGATCGACCCGGCCCGCCTCGTCGACAGAGACGCACGGAACCCGCTGTCCTACTTCTGGTTCGGCACGCCCGATGCGATTGCCGAGCGGATTCGTGGGCTCACGGAAGGTGCCCCGGTCGACACCGTCTACCTGTGGGGCTCGGTCGGCGGCATGCCCGAGGAGATGGTCGCCGAGCACGTCCGGGTGGTCAGCACCCGCCTCGCTCCGCTACTTCGCTGA
- a CDS encoding nuclear transport factor 2 family protein: MEPSTLTRRLARTEAQLEIGQLPIRYALAVDQRDIDAWLALFVPDVQLGRHGSGRENLHALIEPQLRWFYRSVHLICGHRVELGPDVDDDGPLTATGQVYCRAEHEVDDRWVVMAIRYDDRYRRVDGEWLFERRIENHWYAADLLERPQQAEFDSWRVGGPPALPARDPSWAAFWPADIAAPTSHPASGAAS; this comes from the coding sequence ATGGAACCATCGACCCTGACCCGGCGGCTCGCCCGCACCGAGGCACAGTTGGAGATCGGCCAGTTGCCGATCCGGTACGCGCTCGCCGTCGACCAGCGCGACATCGACGCCTGGCTCGCACTGTTCGTCCCCGACGTCCAACTGGGCCGCCACGGTTCGGGGCGGGAGAACCTGCACGCCCTCATCGAACCGCAGCTGCGCTGGTTTTACCGCTCAGTCCACCTGATCTGCGGGCACCGCGTCGAGCTCGGCCCGGACGTGGACGACGACGGGCCGCTGACCGCCACCGGCCAGGTCTACTGCCGCGCCGAGCACGAGGTCGACGACCGCTGGGTGGTGATGGCCATCCGCTACGACGACCGCTACCGCCGGGTCGACGGCGAATGGCTGTTCGAGCGCCGCATCGAGAACCACTGGTATGCAGCCGATCTGCTGGAACGGCCGCAGCAGGCCGAGTTCGACAGCTGGCGGGTCGGCGGCCCGCCGGCACTGCCCGCACGGGACCCGTCGTGGGCGGCCTTCTGGCCCGCCGACATCGCGGCGCCGACCTCCCACCCCGCATCCGGAGCTGCCTCGTGA
- a CDS encoding SDR family NAD(P)-dependent oxidoreductase: MANDSSQSGRMAGKVVLVTGAGQGIGRGIALALAREGAAVGLAGRTVAKVESVAGEIEAFGGTALALECDVTERDQIERAVRSTADRFGGLDGLVNNAQSSTQRPLADVTAEDVEIALCSGPLAALWAMQAALPLLRERGGGSIVNFGSSTAINGAPMFGAYAIAKEGIRGLSRVAAREWGRYGIRVNVVVPTALSPAAEQFERDQPERFQQHVKRLPLGRMGDPETDIGRAVAALLSDDLAYLTGDTLMLTGGE, translated from the coding sequence ATGGCGAACGACTCCTCACAGTCCGGCCGGATGGCGGGCAAGGTCGTCCTGGTCACCGGGGCCGGGCAGGGCATCGGGCGCGGCATCGCGCTGGCGCTGGCCCGCGAGGGCGCCGCGGTGGGCTTGGCGGGGCGGACGGTGGCCAAGGTGGAGAGCGTCGCCGGCGAGATCGAGGCCTTCGGCGGTACGGCGCTCGCCCTGGAATGTGATGTCACCGAACGAGATCAGATCGAACGGGCGGTCCGGTCGACCGCCGACCGGTTCGGCGGGCTGGACGGGCTGGTCAACAACGCCCAGTCCTCGACCCAGCGCCCGCTGGCCGACGTCACCGCCGAGGACGTGGAGATCGCGCTGTGCAGCGGCCCGCTGGCGGCACTGTGGGCGATGCAGGCGGCGCTGCCGCTGCTGCGCGAGCGCGGCGGCGGCTCGATCGTGAACTTCGGGTCCAGCACGGCGATCAACGGCGCGCCGATGTTCGGCGCCTACGCCATCGCCAAGGAGGGCATCCGCGGGCTGTCCCGGGTCGCGGCCAGGGAGTGGGGCCGCTACGGCATCCGCGTGAATGTCGTTGTGCCGACCGCACTCTCCCCCGCCGCCGAGCAGTTCGAGCGCGACCAACCAGAGCGTTTCCAACAGCACGTCAAGCGACTGCCGCTCGGCCGGATGGGCGACCCGGAGACCGATATCGGCCGCGCCGTCGCAGCGCTCCTCAGCGACGATCTCGCCTACCTCACCGGCGACACCCTCATGCTGACGGGCGGCGAGTGA
- a CDS encoding SDR family NAD(P)-dependent oxidoreductase, which translates to MSPLVGRVALITGAGRGLGAAHAAALAAAGAAVVVNDPSVSMDGTTREDADLAGAVAASITAAGGTAVADRSDIASFAGAARAVACALDTFGRIDIVVNNAGILTPTPVSELTQAELERGLATAVTGSIGVARAAFAPMREHGYGRVVNTVSEAAFGLGYHTGVGYAAAKAALWGVTMALADEGAPHGITVNAISPGARTRMSREHLNRSGATLDLDPAHVSRVLLALVADDAGDITGRVVHAAGGAVREYLLRRQADTPLVAALTGTEKASRQENR; encoded by the coding sequence ATGAGCCCGCTCGTTGGGCGGGTGGCGCTGATCACCGGCGCCGGGCGCGGCCTCGGCGCCGCGCACGCCGCCGCTCTCGCCGCGGCGGGCGCCGCGGTCGTGGTCAACGATCCCTCGGTGTCGATGGATGGAACCACCAGGGAGGACGCCGATCTCGCCGGTGCAGTCGCCGCATCGATCACGGCGGCGGGTGGAACCGCCGTCGCGGACCGGTCCGACATCGCATCCTTCGCCGGCGCCGCACGAGCGGTGGCATGTGCGCTGGACACGTTCGGACGCATCGACATCGTGGTCAACAACGCGGGCATCCTCACCCCGACCCCGGTGTCCGAGCTGACCCAGGCCGAGCTCGAGCGCGGCCTGGCCACCGCCGTGACCGGCAGCATCGGCGTCGCCAGGGCCGCCTTTGCGCCCATGCGTGAGCACGGTTACGGGCGGGTGGTCAACACCGTCTCCGAGGCGGCGTTCGGGCTGGGCTATCACACTGGCGTCGGCTACGCCGCTGCCAAGGCCGCGCTCTGGGGCGTCACCATGGCGCTCGCCGACGAGGGTGCGCCGCACGGTATCACGGTGAACGCGATCTCGCCGGGTGCGCGCACCCGGATGTCGCGCGAGCACCTGAACCGAAGCGGGGCCACGCTGGACCTGGATCCGGCGCACGTCTCCCGTGTGCTCCTCGCCCTGGTCGCCGACGACGCCGGCGACATCACCGGCCGGGTCGTGCACGCCGCGGGTGGAGCGGTCCGGGAGTACCTGCTGCGGCGCCAGGCCGATACCCCGCTGGTCGCAGCGCTGACCGGCACCGAGAAAGCATCGAGACAGGAGAACAGGTAA
- a CDS encoding SDR family NAD(P)-dependent oxidoreductase → MTPRFAERVALVTGAGSGIGQATAALLARDGAIVALNDISSASAGATAELIRDSGGTAHPIVGDVTVPGFVDELFEEVLARYGRVDIVHNNVGFGGNRSIADTDDDVWHHGLDGNLGATFRGVRAAIRAMTPQRRGVIVNTASAAGVRKVPGVIPYYGVAKAGVIQLTREAAVEAGEFGIRVNAVVPGAVRTPAFESYLGAERFEQYREQLPLRRMAEAEDIAEAVAFLASDSAAAITGVALPVDSGISAVMHQPVMDR, encoded by the coding sequence GTGACACCACGTTTCGCCGAGCGGGTCGCGCTGGTCACCGGTGCCGGCTCCGGCATCGGTCAGGCCACCGCCGCCTTGCTCGCCCGCGACGGCGCGATCGTCGCGCTGAACGACATCTCGTCCGCCAGCGCCGGCGCGACGGCGGAGCTGATCCGCGACTCGGGCGGTACGGCCCACCCGATCGTCGGTGACGTCACCGTCCCGGGCTTCGTCGACGAGCTGTTCGAGGAGGTGCTCGCGCGGTACGGCCGCGTCGACATCGTGCACAACAATGTCGGTTTCGGCGGGAACCGGTCGATCGCGGACACGGACGACGACGTCTGGCACCACGGCCTGGACGGCAACCTCGGCGCGACCTTCCGCGGCGTGCGGGCGGCGATCCGCGCCATGACCCCGCAGCGGCGGGGCGTCATCGTCAACACCGCCTCGGCGGCAGGCGTGCGTAAGGTGCCGGGGGTGATCCCGTACTACGGCGTGGCCAAGGCCGGGGTGATTCAGCTGACCAGGGAGGCGGCGGTCGAGGCCGGGGAGTTCGGGATCCGGGTCAATGCAGTCGTTCCCGGCGCGGTCCGGACCCCAGCCTTCGAGTCGTACCTCGGCGCCGAACGCTTCGAGCAGTACCGGGAGCAGCTGCCGCTGCGCCGGATGGCCGAGGCCGAGGACATCGCCGAGGCGGTCGCCTTCCTCGCCTCCGACAGCGCCGCCGCCATCACCGGGGTCGCGCTGCCGGTCGACTCCGGCATCAGCGCGGTCATGCACCAGCCGGTCATGGACCGATGA
- a CDS encoding thiolase family protein: MPQRNPSKDQVAVAGLGRSPYARDRDTTELAMVLEAATAAIEDAGLAREQIDGVVGGGLHTGGIDPAVVVSALGLPAVTWWTGVRPPIGNHLTAAVNAVWSGTANAVLVYHSMYRMGRGLFRERAAAGLPDGRALLGDGHTESEPYGMFGSTGYAAWAARYLATFGRDRQDLGLVAINGRTNAAANPGAVMRDPLAMEDYLDGRMIREPLCLYDMDVPIDGADAFIVTTAEHARDLPHRPVLVHALSMGLAAHPEEHLTAGLDHTGQTISARALLARSEFGIHDFDVLLPYDGFSLITLHCLESYGFGEPGTAGDFLAEHWDPSRGRVLIDGRVPINPHGGSLSEGGSQGAGHLREAVLQLRGDAGRRQVDRAASALLTPGGLFFNAQGIALRTD; encoded by the coding sequence ATGCCGCAACGCAATCCGAGCAAGGACCAGGTCGCCGTGGCGGGGCTGGGCCGGTCGCCGTACGCCCGCGACCGTGACACCACCGAGCTCGCCATGGTCCTCGAGGCCGCCACCGCGGCCATCGAGGACGCCGGGCTCGCCCGCGAGCAGATCGACGGCGTGGTCGGCGGCGGGCTGCACACCGGCGGCATCGATCCCGCCGTCGTCGTCTCCGCGCTCGGCCTGCCCGCCGTCACCTGGTGGACGGGGGTGCGGCCGCCGATCGGCAACCACCTCACCGCCGCGGTCAACGCGGTGTGGTCCGGTACCGCCAACGCCGTGCTGGTCTACCACTCCATGTACCGGATGGGCCGCGGCCTCTTCCGCGAGCGCGCCGCGGCCGGGCTGCCGGACGGCCGCGCCCTGCTCGGCGACGGTCACACCGAGTCCGAGCCCTACGGCATGTTCGGGTCGACCGGCTACGCCGCCTGGGCGGCCCGCTACCTCGCCACCTTCGGCCGGGACCGGCAGGACCTCGGGCTGGTCGCGATCAACGGCCGGACCAATGCCGCGGCAAACCCAGGCGCCGTCATGCGGGACCCGCTGGCCATGGAGGACTACCTCGACGGCCGGATGATCCGCGAGCCACTGTGCCTCTACGACATGGACGTCCCAATCGACGGCGCCGACGCGTTCATCGTGACCACCGCCGAGCACGCCCGGGACCTTCCGCACCGACCCGTTCTGGTGCACGCACTCTCGATGGGCCTGGCCGCACACCCGGAGGAGCATCTCACCGCGGGCCTCGACCACACCGGCCAGACGATCTCGGCGCGGGCGCTGCTGGCGCGCAGCGAGTTCGGCATCCACGACTTCGACGTGCTGCTCCCCTACGACGGCTTCTCACTGATCACCCTGCACTGCCTGGAGTCGTACGGGTTCGGCGAGCCCGGCACCGCCGGTGACTTCCTCGCCGAGCACTGGGACCCGAGTCGCGGGCGGGTCCTGATCGACGGCCGCGTGCCGATCAACCCGCACGGCGGCAGCCTCTCCGAGGGCGGCTCGCAGGGGGCGGGGCACCTACGCGAGGCGGTGCTGCAGCTGCGCGGCGACGCCGGCCGGCGGCAGGTCGACCGCGCCGCCTCGGCGCTGCTCACCCCGGGCGGGCTGTTCTTCAACGCCCAGGGCATCGCGCTCCGCACGGACTGA
- a CDS encoding Zn-ribbon domain-containing OB-fold protein, with the protein MVDEPSTTATTDEDVFARFSRIRLDQVNIEYYRGLLLGELRAGRCARCEQWHTPLRPICPACWSPEVEVRAVRGTGTVHLLTRLHQGPPVVDYTSPWPLAAVELDEQQGLRIAAPLTDTPTALQRIGQRVELAWIERDGAPWPAFRAVPGEENAL; encoded by the coding sequence ATGGTCGACGAACCATCGACGACAGCCACCACCGACGAGGACGTGTTCGCACGCTTTTCGCGCATCCGTCTGGACCAGGTCAACATCGAGTACTACCGCGGCCTGCTGCTGGGCGAGCTGCGCGCGGGTCGGTGCGCCCGGTGCGAGCAGTGGCACACCCCACTGCGCCCGATCTGCCCGGCATGCTGGTCGCCGGAGGTCGAGGTGCGGGCCGTGCGCGGCACCGGCACCGTGCACCTGCTCACGCGGCTGCACCAGGGGCCGCCGGTCGTCGACTACACCTCCCCGTGGCCGCTGGCCGCCGTCGAACTCGACGAGCAGCAGGGGCTGCGGATCGCGGCCCCACTGACCGACACCCCCACCGCGCTGCAGCGAATCGGGCAGCGGGTCGAGCTGGCCTGGATAGAGCGTGACGGCGCACCGTGGCCCGCGTTTCGCGCGGTGCCGGGCGAGGAGAACGCACTGTGA
- a CDS encoding AMP-binding protein, which produces MTPTTLGDISREHRRSYPGTTAVVDEQTRLTWPEFDDRVNRAAHALQAAGVGAGDRVLWLGQTSFRVFELLGACAKLGAMVCPANWRQSGEEFAFVVDDFDPKVVVWQDEEIGDAVRAARKLTQRDPVWWQHDTTGEESYEDALAAQSSDDPWGPVDIDLPVLVIYTAAIGGKPNGSMLTQRNLLTMAHESSYLTRSAHDSVFLNSGPLFHIGNFQWDALAVYLQGGTNVFVRRVEAESVLEIITREGVTSAFLMPPTIMQMVQLYDADKHDLSRLRGGPFTPLWNGLLAEDTTLWGSLPGGFGQTEVSGLAVVNGHGGRGQGNSGRPSPRVRVRIVDAEGNEQPVGEPGEIVVAGDVVHAGYWNRPEINEARMRDGWWHTTDIGRREPDGSLHFVGTMTRMIKSAAENIYPAEVEACLTQHPAVREAALIGVPDPQFTQSVKAVVALVDGAEVTAEELIEHCRERIASYKKPRTVEFVTEIPKRDGATDYEALDERFGGGGYPGGDNVRA; this is translated from the coding sequence GTGACCCCCACGACACTGGGTGACATCTCACGTGAACACCGACGCAGCTACCCCGGCACCACCGCTGTCGTGGACGAGCAGACCCGCCTGACCTGGCCCGAGTTCGACGACCGGGTCAACCGCGCCGCGCACGCCCTGCAGGCCGCGGGCGTCGGCGCGGGCGACCGGGTGCTCTGGCTCGGTCAGACCTCCTTCCGGGTGTTCGAGCTGCTGGGCGCCTGCGCCAAGCTCGGTGCGATGGTGTGTCCGGCCAACTGGAGGCAGTCCGGCGAGGAGTTCGCCTTCGTGGTCGACGACTTCGACCCCAAGGTCGTCGTCTGGCAGGACGAGGAGATCGGCGACGCGGTGCGCGCCGCCCGCAAGCTCACCCAGCGCGATCCGGTGTGGTGGCAGCACGACACCACCGGGGAGGAGAGCTACGAGGACGCGCTCGCCGCGCAGAGCAGCGACGATCCCTGGGGTCCGGTCGACATCGACCTGCCGGTGCTGGTGATCTACACCGCGGCCATCGGCGGCAAGCCGAACGGCTCGATGCTCACGCAACGCAACCTGCTGACCATGGCGCACGAGTCCTCCTACCTGACCAGGTCGGCGCATGACTCGGTCTTCCTCAATTCCGGGCCGCTGTTCCACATCGGCAACTTCCAGTGGGACGCGCTCGCGGTCTACCTGCAGGGCGGCACCAATGTCTTCGTCCGCCGCGTCGAAGCCGAGTCGGTGCTGGAGATCATCACCCGCGAGGGCGTCACCTCCGCGTTCCTCATGCCGCCGACGATCATGCAGATGGTCCAGCTCTACGACGCGGACAAGCACGACCTCTCCCGGCTCCGCGGCGGGCCCTTCACGCCGCTCTGGAACGGCCTGCTGGCCGAGGACACCACGCTCTGGGGTTCGCTGCCGGGCGGTTTCGGGCAGACCGAGGTAAGCGGCCTCGCGGTGGTGAACGGTCACGGCGGGCGCGGGCAGGGCAACTCCGGTCGGCCCTCGCCCCGGGTCCGGGTCCGGATCGTGGACGCCGAGGGCAACGAGCAGCCGGTCGGCGAGCCGGGCGAGATCGTGGTGGCCGGCGACGTCGTGCACGCCGGCTACTGGAACCGTCCGGAGATCAACGAGGCCCGGATGCGCGACGGCTGGTGGCACACCACCGACATCGGCCGGCGTGAGCCCGACGGCAGCCTGCACTTCGTCGGCACCATGACCCGCATGATCAAGTCGGCCGCCGAGAACATCTATCCGGCCGAGGTGGAGGCCTGCCTGACGCAGCATCCCGCGGTGCGCGAGGCCGCACTGATCGGGGTGCCGGACCCCCAGTTCACCCAGTCGGTGAAGGCGGTCGTCGCGCTCGTCGACGGCGCCGAGGTCACTGCGGAGGAACTGATCGAGCACTGCCGGGAGCGGATCGCCTCCTACAAGAAGCCACGCACGGTGGAGTTCGTCACCGAGATCCCCAAGCGCGACGGCGCCACCGACTATGAGGCGCTGGACGAGCGATTCGGTGGCGGCGGCTACCCGGGCGGGGACAACGTCCGCGCCTGA
- a CDS encoding TetR/AcrR family transcriptional regulator — protein MQPSVSACQHPVPDRDSETRHILSAAWWVLERSRFRSLKVRQVLAESRTSASNFYRRFPSKAHLLLALLEDEVQLVEQQLRERIDPDAPVAEQLRAWLHYNIGILYNQRRAQRTRLFLDPDLMDVLPDEVTALFNVGDRHLAEIVRRGIATGDLRVADPETAAMLVGQLIRGLLTSGGGLPEDRDELVRSVHGFVLRALDHR, from the coding sequence GTGCAGCCATCCGTCAGCGCATGCCAACACCCGGTACCGGATCGGGACTCCGAGACAAGGCACATACTCAGCGCCGCCTGGTGGGTCCTGGAGCGGTCGCGATTCCGCTCACTGAAGGTGCGGCAGGTGCTGGCCGAGTCGCGAACGTCGGCGAGCAACTTCTACCGACGGTTCCCGAGCAAGGCCCACCTTCTGCTCGCCCTGCTCGAGGACGAGGTGCAGCTCGTCGAGCAGCAGCTGCGCGAACGCATCGACCCGGACGCCCCGGTCGCCGAGCAACTGCGCGCCTGGCTGCACTACAACATCGGCATCCTGTACAACCAGCGCCGGGCGCAGCGCACCCGCCTGTTCCTCGACCCGGACCTGATGGATGTCCTGCCGGACGAGGTGACCGCGCTGTTCAATGTCGGCGATCGCCATCTGGCGGAGATCGTCCGGCGTGGCATCGCCACCGGTGATCTCCGAGTCGCCGACCCGGAGACCGCGGCGATGCTCGTCGGGCAGCTCATCCGCGGGCTGCTGACCAGCGGCGGCGGACTGCCCGAGGATCGCGACGAACTCGTCCGAAGCGTGCACGGCTTCGTGCTGCGTGCGCTCGACCACAGATGA